Proteins encoded by one window of Salvia splendens isolate huo1 chromosome 5, SspV2, whole genome shotgun sequence:
- the LOC121804568 gene encoding LOW QUALITY PROTEIN: pentatricopeptide repeat-containing protein At3g16610-like (The sequence of the model RefSeq protein was modified relative to this genomic sequence to represent the inferred CDS: inserted 1 base in 1 codon): MAHLIRDGSSCRLAFSGAARSLSTAWWRHVEPAPKDPILGVTEAFLADPSPAKVSVGVAAYRDDNGKPVVLECVREAERRIAGNSNMGTVSTIDKCMQFLQTCIESKSLKKGKIVHQFLLKFCAEDLSSNSFLLDMLTLLYVSCKRPQLARRVFDKIXASRRKNKTILWDQMIRAYAWDGPFEKAVQLYDEMIDSGIKPTKYTYTFVLKACSALHDIETGVKIRGHVKRHNLDKDVYVCTALVNFYVKCGCLVEARELFDEMPERDVVAWNAMISGFSSNGMYLDATGSVLEMQRRGLEPNSSTVAAILPVIGETSRLKEGKSLHGFGLRRGFDRDIVVGTGILDMYGKCGLLVYAMRIFRALVFKNEVTWCAIVGACVTCGSMLEGFELLRKMRVEVGGSPSPVMLATIVRGCAKLNDLSMGRQMHCYMIKLGLLFDIMVGNTLVSMYAKCGSINDAMGFFEGMQVKDSVSFSAVISGCVQNGYAEDALQLFQKMQVVGVEPELATMMGFLPACSYLAALQHGVCGHSYSIVRGFTSDVSICNAVINMYSKCGKMEAARSVFDRMHEKDVVSWNAMIVGYGIHGLGKEAILLFEDMKNGGYKPDEITFIVLLSACSHSGLVAEGKHLFRTMTQEFNIVPKMDHYFCMVDLLGRAGFLDEAHKLINTMPFEPDAHVWNSLLAACRIHRNIQLAEEVSENIQTLGPGSTANFVLLCNLYTTAQRWDDAANIRIQQKEMGFKKRPGCSWIEVNGVVHGFVGGDWSHQESRKIYKKLEELMSEMKRLGYAAESEFVYHDVEEEEKEKMLLYHSEKLAVAYGIISLKPDKTIMVTKNLRVCGDCHTALKYITTITKREITVRDTARFHHFKNGACSCREFW; the protein is encoded by the exons ATGGCACACCTCATTCGGGACGGGTCATCGTGTCGTCTCGCCTTCTCCGGAGCTGCGCGATCCTTGTCCACGGCGTGGTGGCGCCACGTGGAGCCTGCTCCCAAGGATCCCATCCTCGGCGTTACCGAAGCTTTCCTCGCCGATCCTAGTCCTGCAAAAGTCAGTGTCGGCGTT GCTGCTTATCGTGATGATAACGGAAAGCCGGTGGTTCTGGAGTGCGTCAGAGAAGCCGAGAGGAGAATCGCCGGCAATTCGAACAT GGGAACGGTCTCAACCATTGATAAATGCATGCAATTTCTTCAAACTTGTATAGAATCAAAATCGCTCAAGAAAGGAAAAATTGTTCATCAATTTCTTCTCAAATTTTGTGCCGAAGATTTAAGCTCAAACTCCTTTCTCTTGGACATGCTCACTCTTCTCTACGTTTCATGCAAAAGGCCTCAACTTGCACGCCGAGTGTTCGACAAAA GCGCATCCAGAAGGAAAAACAAGACTATATTATGGGACCAAATGATTAGGGCTTACGCATGGGACGGACCATTTGAGAAAGCCGTTCAATTGTACGATGAAATGATAGATTCTGGGATCAAACCCACCAAATACACGTACACTTTCGTGCTCAAGGCTTGCTCTGCTTTGCACGATATAGAAACCGGCGTGAAGATTCGTGGGCATGTGAAAAGACACAATCTCGACAAAGATGTTTACGTGTGTACAGCGTTGGTGAACTTCTATGTTAAGTGTGGGTGTTTAGTGGAAGCAAGGGAACTGTTCGATGAAATGCCTGAAAGAGATGTTGTGGCGTGGAATGCGATGATTTCTGGGTTCTCGTCGAATGGGATGTATTTGGATGCAACTGGATCGGTTTTGGAGATGCAACGGAGGGGGCTGGAACCGAATTCTTCAACAGTCGCAGCAATTTTGCCTGTGATCGGGGAGACAAGTAGGCTAAAGGAGGGAAAGAGTTTACATGGTTTTGGCTTGAGGAGAGGTTTTGATCGTGATATCGTAGTTGGAACTGGGATTTTGGATATGTATGGGAAATGTGGTTTGCTTGTTTATGCAATGAGGATATTTCGTGCGTTGGTATTCAAGAATGAGGTTACTTGGTGTGCTATAGTTGGGGCTTGCGTTACTTGTGGTTCTATGCTAGAGGGCTTTGAATTGCTCAGAAAAATGAGGGTGGAAGTTGGTGGGAGTCCTTCTCCGGTCATGCTCGCGACAATTGTTCGTGGTTGTGCTAAGCTGAATGATTTGAGCATGGGGAGACAGATGCACTGTTACATGATCAAGCTAGGATTGTTATTTGATATTATGGTGGGTAATACACTCGTTTCGATGTATGCAAAATGTGGATCGATAAATGATGCAATGGGATTCTTTGAGGGTATGCAGGTTAAGGATTCTGTTTCATTCAGTGCTGTAATATCGGGTTGTGTTCAAAATGGCTATGCGGAGGATGCCCTGCAGCTTTTTCAAAAAATGCAGGTTGTAGGCGTTGAACCAGAATTGGCAACCATGATGGGATTCTTGCCAGCCTGCTCTTATCTAGCAGCCCTTCAACATGGAGTATGTGGTCACAGCTACTCAATTGTTCGTGGATTCACATCAGATGTCTCAATTTGCAATGCTGTGATCAACATGTACAGTAAGTGTGGCAAGATGGAAGCTGCAAGGAGCGTATTTGACAGGATGCACGAGAAGGATGTGGTGTCGTGGAATGCCATGATTGTTGGTTATGGAATTCATGGGCTTGGCAAGGAAGCAATTCTGCTGTTCGAGGATATGAAGAATGGGGGTTATAAACCGGATGAAATAACCTTCATTGTGTTGCTGTCGGCTTGCAGCCATTCGGGGCTCGTTGCTGAAGGGAAACATCTCTTTCGAACCATGACTCAAGAATTCAACATTGTGCCCAAGATGGATCACTACTTTTGCATGGTGGATCTATTGGGCCGTGCTGGCTTCTTGGACGAGGCACATAAACTCATCAACACGATGCCATTTGAGCCCGATGCTCATGTATGGAATTCCTTACTAGCGGCTTGTAGGATCCACCGAAATATTCAACTTGCAGAGGAAGTTTCTGAGAATATTCAAACCTTGGGACCTGGAAGCACTGCAAATTTTGTTCTGTTATGTAATTTGTACACCACTGCTCAAAGATGGGATGATGCTGCAAATATACGAATCCAACAGAAGGAAATGGGCTTCAAGAAAAGACCTGGATGCAGCTGGATTGAGGTGAATGGGGTTGTTCATGGCTTTGTTGGCGGAGATTGGTCTCACCAAGAATCACGTAAAATATATAAGAAATTGGAGGAGCTCATGTCTGAGATGAAACGATTAGGCTACGCTGCAGAGTCTGAGTTTGTTTACCATGACGTcgaagaggaggagaaggaaaaGATGCTCCTCTATCACAGTGAGAAACTTGCTGTTGCATATGGGATCATTAGCCTTAaacccgacaaaactatcatggTTACCAAGAATTTGAGGGTGTGTGGTGACTGCCATACTGCCTTAAAATACATTACAACTATTACTAAGAGAGAAATAACAGTAAGAGACACAGCTCGTTTTCACCATTTCAAGAATGGAGCTTGCAGTTGCAGAGAGTTTTGGTGA